From one Luteolibacter sp. SL250 genomic stretch:
- a CDS encoding Calx-beta domain-containing protein, whose translation MKSAAAFIASAALVSLSAEAGTPRDFAVDLRADVSDTAPHIILSWTVRIPVTGATPITVTTQRIHRRPKGANTWTLLSTLTTSQTSYTDTTAVIGESYEYWLERRFSSGFPNMAVGYISAGVKVPEVHSRGILLLAIDDTMVTPLAAEIALLKADLAADGWTVKTIVTPRTGTAITTKALIKSVYDVDPANTKSLYLLGRVPIPYSGNMAPDGHSPDHVGAWPADTYYADMVGTGWTDNTVDNTGANDSRNDNEKNDGKFDQNTIPSSVELEVGRVDLADMNRAPTSGVSEVSRLRRYLRQSHQFRHKLGAYWNIPRRSIIRDGFGHFNNGEAFAVQGWATALTAVGPTVDTPGSGQWFTPAFASGKDYLFGHGCGGGSSDTASGFGSSRDFGTKPSRVVFTSLFGSYFGDFGYPNTLMRAAICGNADGTSLGLTCFWSGRPNWFTHHPGMGETWGYSAKASMNAGLSGGGSYAPLASSGGGTHIALMGDPALRMHMTTPPRGLAATSSSGNVALGWAASTESAVNGYHVYRGPSADGPFTRLTTDPVTATTFTDTTAPAGGTLTYLVKTLRLDSVPGGSFHNLSIGSPVTITPSEEVAAAPANPSELEVMVSPATALVGFHKFDDSTSNPESADVAEPGFTATVTKSTESRNAGGSDDTYYGDSKIKSPNASDGFLRMTGDFTLTVNHGGTTPWLLDSLLLDAVTLSSGSLLNVSYSVNGGAPVRITATPLALAFSTDSTAVQPYGDFSVSIPGVTLNPEDTIVFTFSLAAGSARIDNIALAAKPPVPATTLDLAWTDNSDNETGFLIERKSSLTGTYESIGTVGANITRFTDTNVPYQPGVYFYRVTAQGTTNSTPSNEVFHEPIPGLVEFPAAVAKYDRNTGTAAIPVMRVSGSHGTASVSFATANSSATAGTHYTATTGTVTWQDGESGTKYINVPILPTPSFPRQFKVTLSSPTNGMGLGIQTSHTALMEDPAGTLDAPWMSAIFGTITHYSPAVTVDGAIGDAIIGGTAPVAAGTAESGHFIHQTRSGDGTLVMRVRGSNPAHNNARFGVMIRSDLATNAQMAVTLSSSNTSFGTKFLYRPTTGAATAAPLAADWPANTNNTIIACWVRITRMGDLFVSEVSADGTNWTHLASQTIPDFPASALWGIYHCADSAVVDYQLGVYENVALTAPPLPVTPGGFTIASTGTTGATLNWTAQAMATGHLVERRGDDGSQTTFSASGAGSHTDTTAQPDTSYEYRITAGNPGGNSPPTGFIRTTTSPAASAPLRPGFLDPAATPGTGIVLSWFDASANTGGVEIERKAIHGEWTPLHTLPSGGTAYSDTTILPGVHYHYRVRNAPAGQLSSWATRFPMPSAPPVVAPGTATGYQLWLLENQLPMDESGPGNATAMPADGSAPLLVKYALGLSPAASTLSGKLTQGTHQTGGQTYATLSFTQPDPLPSGITCEVERSPDLSPGSWRTDGVVLHGTTTQAGTVTSTYRLSESQSSGGKQFLRLKVTKH comes from the coding sequence GTGAAATCCGCAGCCGCGTTCATCGCTTCCGCCGCGCTTGTCTCCTTGTCCGCCGAAGCCGGGACGCCCCGCGATTTCGCCGTGGACCTGCGGGCAGACGTCTCCGACACCGCCCCGCACATTATCCTCTCCTGGACGGTGCGGATACCCGTCACCGGAGCGACACCCATCACCGTCACCACGCAGAGGATTCACCGGCGGCCGAAGGGTGCGAACACCTGGACCCTTCTTTCCACCCTGACAACCTCGCAGACGTCCTACACGGACACCACCGCGGTCATCGGCGAATCCTATGAGTATTGGCTGGAGCGGAGATTCAGCAGCGGTTTCCCGAACATGGCCGTCGGCTATATTTCCGCAGGCGTGAAGGTACCGGAGGTCCATTCGCGCGGCATCCTGCTGCTGGCGATCGACGACACGATGGTCACTCCGCTCGCTGCGGAAATCGCGCTGCTGAAGGCGGATCTCGCTGCGGATGGCTGGACGGTCAAAACCATCGTCACGCCGCGCACCGGCACCGCGATCACCACGAAGGCGCTGATCAAGTCGGTCTATGATGTGGATCCCGCCAATACGAAGTCCCTCTACCTTCTCGGCCGGGTGCCCATCCCTTACTCCGGCAACATGGCCCCGGACGGACACTCTCCGGACCACGTGGGCGCCTGGCCTGCGGACACCTACTACGCGGACATGGTGGGGACCGGCTGGACGGACAACACCGTGGATAACACGGGTGCGAACGACAGCCGCAACGACAACGAGAAGAATGATGGCAAGTTCGACCAGAACACCATCCCCAGCTCCGTGGAGCTGGAGGTCGGCCGGGTGGACCTGGCGGATATGAACCGCGCGCCCACCTCCGGAGTGAGCGAGGTGTCCCGCCTCCGCCGCTACCTCCGCCAGTCGCACCAGTTCCGCCACAAGCTGGGGGCTTACTGGAACATCCCGCGCCGCAGCATCATCCGGGACGGCTTCGGTCATTTCAACAACGGGGAAGCCTTCGCGGTCCAAGGCTGGGCGACCGCACTCACGGCGGTGGGACCGACGGTTGACACCCCGGGAAGCGGCCAGTGGTTCACCCCGGCTTTCGCTTCCGGGAAAGATTATCTCTTCGGCCACGGTTGCGGCGGCGGATCGTCCGACACGGCCTCCGGATTCGGCAGTTCTCGGGACTTCGGCACCAAGCCCAGCCGGGTGGTTTTCACCTCCCTGTTCGGAAGCTACTTCGGTGACTTCGGCTATCCCAACACCCTCATGCGCGCGGCGATCTGCGGGAACGCGGACGGTACCTCGCTGGGTCTGACCTGCTTCTGGAGCGGCAGGCCGAACTGGTTCACCCACCACCCGGGCATGGGCGAGACGTGGGGGTATTCCGCAAAGGCTTCCATGAACGCGGGTCTCAGCGGAGGCGGATCCTACGCGCCCTTGGCATCATCCGGCGGCGGCACCCACATCGCCCTGATGGGGGATCCCGCGCTGCGGATGCACATGACCACGCCACCGCGCGGACTGGCCGCCACCAGCTCCAGTGGGAATGTCGCGCTCGGTTGGGCCGCCTCCACGGAGAGCGCGGTGAACGGCTACCACGTCTATCGTGGTCCGTCCGCCGACGGTCCTTTCACCCGCCTGACCACCGATCCCGTCACCGCCACCACCTTCACGGACACAACGGCACCTGCCGGGGGGACGCTGACCTATCTGGTGAAGACGCTGAGGCTGGACTCCGTACCGGGCGGTTCATTCCACAACCTGAGCATCGGCTCACCGGTGACCATCACACCATCGGAGGAAGTGGCAGCGGCCCCGGCGAACCCGTCCGAACTGGAGGTGATGGTCTCCCCCGCGACGGCACTCGTCGGTTTCCACAAGTTCGACGACAGCACTTCCAATCCCGAATCCGCCGATGTCGCGGAGCCGGGATTCACCGCAACCGTGACGAAGTCAACTGAGTCCCGCAATGCCGGCGGCAGCGACGACACCTACTATGGGGACAGCAAGATCAAGTCACCGAACGCCTCGGATGGATTCCTCCGCATGACGGGTGATTTCACCCTCACCGTGAACCATGGCGGCACCACCCCATGGCTGCTCGACTCACTCCTGTTGGATGCGGTCACCTTGAGTTCGGGGTCCCTGCTCAACGTGTCCTACTCCGTGAATGGAGGCGCACCCGTACGCATCACCGCCACACCGCTGGCCCTCGCCTTCTCGACCGATTCAACCGCCGTGCAGCCCTATGGTGACTTCTCAGTGTCGATCCCGGGGGTGACGCTGAATCCGGAAGACACCATCGTCTTCACCTTCAGCCTCGCTGCGGGAAGCGCCCGCATCGACAATATCGCGCTCGCGGCGAAGCCACCAGTGCCGGCGACAACCCTCGATCTGGCGTGGACGGACAACTCCGACAACGAGACCGGCTTCCTCATCGAACGGAAAAGCAGCCTGACAGGGACCTACGAATCCATCGGCACCGTCGGAGCCAACATCACCCGCTTTACGGACACCAACGTCCCTTACCAGCCGGGAGTCTACTTCTACCGGGTCACCGCACAGGGCACGACGAATTCCACCCCGTCCAACGAGGTGTTCCACGAACCCATCCCGGGCCTCGTCGAGTTCCCCGCTGCCGTCGCCAAATACGACCGGAACACCGGTACGGCAGCCATCCCGGTCATGCGCGTATCAGGTTCCCACGGCACGGCCAGCGTCTCATTCGCCACGGCCAACTCCTCCGCCACGGCGGGCACCCACTACACCGCCACCACCGGCACGGTCACTTGGCAGGACGGGGAGTCCGGCACGAAATACATCAATGTGCCCATCCTGCCCACGCCCAGTTTCCCCCGGCAATTCAAGGTCACCCTCAGCAGTCCCACCAACGGTATGGGGCTGGGGATACAGACGTCCCACACAGCCCTGATGGAGGATCCGGCAGGCACCCTGGATGCTCCGTGGATGTCCGCCATCTTCGGCACCATCACCCACTACTCGCCCGCCGTCACCGTGGACGGAGCCATCGGTGACGCAATCATCGGCGGCACCGCACCAGTCGCCGCCGGGACCGCGGAAAGCGGCCACTTCATCCACCAGACGCGCAGCGGGGACGGCACTCTGGTCATGCGCGTCCGCGGGTCGAATCCAGCGCACAACAACGCACGGTTCGGCGTGATGATCCGCTCCGACCTCGCGACCAATGCGCAGATGGCGGTGACCCTTTCTTCTTCCAACACTTCCTTCGGCACGAAGTTCCTCTACCGCCCCACCACCGGCGCGGCCACCGCGGCACCACTGGCGGCGGACTGGCCTGCCAACACCAACAACACCATCATCGCCTGCTGGGTGCGCATCACGCGCATGGGCGACCTGTTCGTCTCAGAGGTATCCGCCGATGGCACGAACTGGACCCACCTCGCCAGCCAAACCATCCCCGATTTTCCCGCCAGCGCGCTGTGGGGCATCTACCACTGCGCGGACTCCGCGGTGGTGGACTACCAACTGGGCGTCTATGAGAACGTGGCCCTCACCGCACCTCCGCTGCCTGTCACGCCCGGCGGATTCACCATCGCCTCCACGGGCACCACCGGGGCGACGCTCAACTGGACCGCCCAGGCCATGGCGACCGGCCACCTGGTCGAGCGGCGCGGGGATGATGGTTCGCAGACCACCTTCAGCGCATCCGGGGCGGGTTCCCACACGGACACCACCGCGCAACCTGACACCTCCTACGAATACCGCATCACCGCGGGAAATCCCGGCGGAAACAGCCCCCCCACCGGCTTCATCCGCACCACCACCTCGCCTGCCGCCAGCGCTCCGCTGCGGCCCGGATTCCTCGATCCCGCCGCGACTCCCGGCACCGGCATCGTGCTTTCCTGGTTCGACGCCTCCGCGAATACCGGAGGGGTGGAGATCGAGAGGAAAGCCATCCACGGAGAGTGGACCCCGCTGCACACACTGCCATCCGGCGGCACCGCCTACAGCGACACCACCATCCTGCCCGGCGTCCACTACCACTACCGGGTGCGCAACGCCCCCGCAGGCCAGCTCTCCTCCTGGGCCACCCGCTTCCCCATGCCCTCCGCTCCGCCGGTCGTCGCCCCGGGCACGGCGACCGGCTACCAGCTCTGGCTGCTGGAGAACCAACTGCCGATGGATGAAAGCGGCCCGGGGAATGCCACTGCCATGCCTGCGGACGGATCCGCGCCCCTGCTGGTGAAATACGCGCTCGGCCTGTCCCCAGCAGCCTCCACCCTCTCCGGCAAACTCACGCAGGGAACCCACCAGACCGGAGGCCAGACCTACGCCACCCTTTCCTTCACCCAGCCGGATCCCCTGCCATCCGGAATCACGTGCGAAGTCGAGCGCAGTCCGGATCTCTCACCGGGAAGCTGGCGGACGGACGGAGTGGTCCTGCACGGCACCACCACACAGGCCGGAACCGTGACCTCCACCTACCGTCTTTCCGAATCCCAGTCCTCCGGAGGAAAGCAGTTTCTGCGGCTGAAGGTCACGAAACACTGA
- a CDS encoding polysaccharide pyruvyl transferase family protein — protein sequence MQRRHFLHTALATVFATIPAVAQGKRPPKIVLRSSWQTVNIGDIAHTPGVLAILEKFFPEAEVILWPSSVADGVEEMLLRRFPKLVITKDRKIIDTCDFLLHGSGPYLTAHRDVAIWKDEVKKPYGVYGITMAPAGDPGMKIMNNSGLDERTKALLDTAAFVFLRDPKSLQVVKDAGVKSPIIEFGPDGAFACDVRDDAKALAFMEAQGLKEGKFLCCIPNLRNAPYWRIKRGTRFNPAKHEQNEKMKEHDHVLLREAIVRIIKETDLNVLICPEDSTQMQEGKELLFDPLPDDVKERVAWRDKFWLTDEALSVYVRSAGYFGSEMHTPIMCVGNGIPAIVCRFVEQTTKGFMWEQIGLGDWLFDLDNEENRSRLVPTVLAMAKDPASAKAKTAKARDYVVQRQKETVAILKKRV from the coding sequence ATGCAACGCCGCCATTTCCTCCACACCGCCCTCGCCACCGTCTTCGCCACCATCCCGGCCGTGGCGCAGGGCAAGCGTCCGCCGAAGATCGTCCTCCGGTCCTCCTGGCAGACGGTGAACATCGGCGACATCGCCCACACGCCCGGCGTGCTGGCCATTCTGGAGAAATTCTTTCCCGAGGCGGAGGTGATCCTCTGGCCGTCCAGCGTGGCGGATGGAGTCGAAGAAATGCTCCTGCGCCGTTTCCCCAAGCTGGTCATCACTAAGGACCGCAAGATCATCGACACCTGTGACTTTCTCCTCCACGGATCAGGCCCATACCTGACGGCCCACCGTGACGTGGCCATCTGGAAGGACGAAGTGAAGAAACCTTACGGCGTCTATGGCATCACCATGGCACCGGCCGGGGACCCGGGGATGAAGATCATGAACAACAGCGGCCTCGATGAGAGAACGAAGGCGCTGCTCGATACCGCCGCCTTCGTCTTCCTGCGTGACCCGAAGTCCCTCCAGGTGGTGAAGGACGCCGGGGTGAAGTCACCCATCATCGAGTTCGGCCCGGACGGCGCGTTCGCCTGTGATGTCCGGGATGATGCGAAGGCCCTCGCCTTCATGGAGGCCCAGGGGCTGAAGGAAGGGAAATTCCTCTGCTGCATCCCCAACCTCCGCAACGCCCCCTACTGGCGCATCAAGCGCGGCACCCGCTTCAACCCCGCGAAGCACGAGCAGAACGAAAAGATGAAGGAGCACGACCACGTGCTGCTGCGCGAGGCCATCGTCCGGATCATCAAGGAGACCGACCTCAACGTGCTGATCTGCCCGGAGGACTCCACCCAGATGCAGGAAGGGAAGGAACTGCTTTTCGACCCGCTGCCGGACGATGTGAAGGAACGCGTCGCGTGGCGGGACAAATTCTGGCTGACCGATGAGGCGCTGAGCGTGTATGTCCGCTCCGCCGGGTACTTCGGCAGTGAGATGCACACGCCCATCATGTGCGTCGGCAACGGCATTCCGGCGATCGTCTGCCGCTTCGTGGAACAGACCACCAAGGGCTTCATGTGGGAACAGATCGGCCTTGGCGACTGGTTGTTCGACCTCGACAACGAAGAGAACCGCTCGCGGTTGGTGCCGACAGTGCTGGCCATGGCGAAAGATCCCGCCTCCGCGAAGGCAAAGACCGCCAAAGCCCGCGACTACGTCGTGCAGCGGCAGAAGGAAACCGTCGCGATCCTGAAGAAGCGCGTCTGA
- a CDS encoding PEP-CTERM sorting domain-containing protein: protein MTISPPARLALLAGMLTFAPVCKGATLYSQNFNAGGSTSTLSTINWSGWGALGSATATTYTTSLGTSPDSRLGQVTGNTGGSKAIFAQSRNSGSPTIINDRFVVTSTTINGPHQLGSIENVSLGTLSWKQSLTAPTGANSQYVQVLVQVDNVWYASVETFTNSAGGSSGNNGTNNETKEFDLAGATGLGTTSWYGITFGDNSPITIGSQVTNPIGDTITGIGFAMFTGNGSGRTVWIDDVEINSIIPEPSSALLAAAGVLALSARRRRAK from the coding sequence ATGACGATATCCCCACCCGCCCGCCTCGCCCTACTCGCCGGCATGCTGACCTTCGCGCCCGTTTGCAAGGGCGCGACCCTTTATTCACAGAACTTCAACGCCGGTGGCAGCACCAGCACCCTCTCGACCATCAACTGGTCCGGTTGGGGCGCTCTCGGGAGCGCGACCGCCACCACCTACACCACCAGCTTGGGGACATCCCCGGATTCCCGGCTCGGCCAGGTCACGGGCAATACCGGAGGCTCAAAGGCCATCTTCGCCCAGTCACGGAACTCCGGCAGCCCCACGATCATCAACGACCGGTTCGTGGTGACGTCCACGACGATCAACGGGCCCCACCAGTTGGGCTCCATCGAGAACGTGTCGCTCGGGACACTGAGCTGGAAGCAATCCCTCACGGCGCCGACGGGGGCGAATTCCCAGTATGTCCAGGTCTTGGTCCAGGTGGACAACGTCTGGTATGCTTCGGTCGAGACATTCACCAATTCCGCCGGCGGCAGCTCCGGAAACAACGGTACGAACAACGAGACCAAGGAATTCGACCTCGCGGGAGCAACCGGCCTGGGAACAACCTCCTGGTATGGGATCACGTTCGGTGACAACTCACCCATCACGATCGGCTCCCAGGTCACCAACCCCATCGGGGACACCATCACCGGGATTGGCTTCGCCATGTTCACCGGAAACGGAAGCGGGCGCACGGTGTGGATCGACGACGTGGAGATCAACAGTATCATACCGGAGCCATCTTCCGCGCTGCTCGCCGCGGCAGGCGTTCTCGCCCTCTCCGCCCGCCGACGCCGGGCGAAGTGA
- a CDS encoding sigma-70 family RNA polymerase sigma factor gives MTATSDAIPDDEPDLIRRAQRGDLSAFGTLVGRYQGSVRSFAALRIAVRCEAEDLAQETFVIAWRKLADFDPETSLGAWLRRIAHHLVRNHRRKFRAEGVGGHQELEILWRGQERDRPGGPEERLEALQDCLSRMDGPSRELLHDRYLEGMSVQELSDRSGRGYSALTTQLYRLREVLAACVEKEMKTNGGTA, from the coding sequence GTGACCGCTACTTCCGACGCGATTCCCGATGACGAACCGGACCTGATCCGGAGGGCGCAACGCGGGGATCTGTCGGCATTCGGGACCCTGGTGGGGCGTTACCAGGGGAGCGTGCGTTCTTTCGCCGCCCTCCGCATCGCCGTGCGCTGTGAGGCGGAGGATCTGGCGCAGGAGACCTTCGTCATCGCCTGGCGGAAGCTGGCGGACTTCGATCCGGAGACCTCGCTCGGGGCGTGGCTGCGGCGCATCGCCCACCACCTGGTGCGGAACCACCGCCGGAAATTCCGCGCGGAGGGGGTGGGTGGGCACCAGGAACTGGAGATCCTCTGGCGCGGACAGGAAAGGGACCGGCCGGGTGGACCGGAGGAACGGCTGGAGGCGCTGCAGGACTGCCTTTCCAGGATGGACGGCCCCTCGCGGGAGTTGCTTCACGACCGCTATCTTGAAGGCATGAGCGTCCAGGAGCTTTCGGACAGATCGGGCAGGGGATACTCTGCCCTCACCACCCAGCTCTACCGCCTGCGCGAGGTGCTGGCGGCCTGCGTGGAGAAGGAGATGAAAACCAACGGCGGAACGGCATGA
- a CDS encoding LamG domain-containing protein — protein MNTGVEDEFRSLMIRALEGGLDKKGMSRLTALCEEHPSLARKFGQQVEVDRFLEVALRNLTDRSGFSRSVIQRIGDEREDASPFVASVMGRVERVSRRRTRWFTAAVGLAALVVVWLGLSFYVSGTAATLHRGDSAKWLTPPAGESLRAGTRLKLESGLAEVHFGNGAEVILEGPADFEIRGRDEGFVHQGRVSVRIPEKAVRFNLGSPGGTVTDPGKAFGLHVARDGETEAEVFEGKIRVRPGDGEKAVTLVSNEKFISSGKVWWKGGGIDANAFVTSLPPQSPRIPEYAHWALDEGAGTATAARGKLIAGGPRAADLRNIGGLPDALPEWVDGPYGKALAFDGLGNALETHYPGVVGDAARTVAFWLRLPEDFDSEQGYGIISWGDLAEKGNAWQISVNPYVNEGPVGRLRVGIYPSLVAGSTDLRDGRWHHCAVVLYKDERNGNRIPALLYVDGKMEATASKGVFTRIHTSSEEGARPVWIARSLRHDEPKRSRGTGFFRGDLDEIYIFDGALNQRQIEDLMRFNTLFPKSY, from the coding sequence ATGAACACGGGCGTTGAAGATGAATTCCGCAGCCTGATGATCCGTGCGCTGGAAGGCGGACTGGACAAGAAGGGCATGTCGCGTCTGACCGCCCTCTGTGAAGAACATCCCTCGCTCGCCCGGAAATTCGGACAGCAGGTGGAGGTGGACCGCTTTCTGGAAGTGGCGTTGCGGAATCTCACGGATCGCTCCGGTTTTTCCCGCAGCGTGATCCAGCGGATCGGGGATGAGCGGGAAGATGCCTCGCCCTTTGTCGCCTCGGTGATGGGTCGGGTGGAACGGGTGTCACGGCGGAGGACCCGGTGGTTCACCGCGGCCGTGGGGCTCGCCGCGCTGGTCGTTGTCTGGCTGGGACTCTCCTTTTACGTCAGTGGCACCGCCGCGACCCTGCATAGGGGGGACTCCGCGAAGTGGCTGACGCCTCCCGCAGGGGAAAGCCTGCGCGCGGGCACCCGGCTGAAGTTGGAAAGCGGTCTGGCGGAAGTCCATTTCGGCAATGGCGCGGAAGTCATCCTGGAAGGCCCGGCGGATTTCGAGATCCGCGGCAGGGATGAGGGCTTCGTCCACCAGGGGAGGGTTTCCGTGAGGATTCCGGAAAAGGCGGTGCGGTTCAACCTGGGCAGTCCCGGCGGGACGGTGACGGATCCCGGAAAAGCGTTCGGCCTCCATGTCGCCAGGGATGGGGAGACGGAAGCGGAGGTTTTCGAAGGAAAGATCCGCGTGCGTCCGGGCGACGGGGAAAAGGCTGTGACGCTGGTTTCGAATGAGAAGTTCATCTCCAGCGGCAAGGTCTGGTGGAAGGGCGGGGGGATCGATGCGAATGCCTTCGTCACCAGCCTGCCACCGCAGTCACCACGTATCCCGGAATATGCCCACTGGGCGCTGGATGAAGGGGCTGGCACCGCCACCGCGGCCCGCGGGAAGCTCATCGCCGGAGGACCCCGTGCCGCAGACCTGAGGAACATCGGCGGATTGCCGGATGCCCTGCCGGAATGGGTGGACGGACCGTATGGCAAGGCGCTCGCCTTTGATGGTCTTGGGAACGCGCTGGAAACCCACTATCCCGGAGTGGTGGGCGACGCCGCGAGGACGGTCGCGTTCTGGCTGCGCCTGCCGGAGGACTTCGACTCGGAGCAGGGATACGGCATCATTTCCTGGGGGGATCTGGCGGAGAAGGGGAACGCCTGGCAGATATCGGTCAATCCCTACGTCAACGAAGGCCCGGTGGGCAGGCTGCGCGTCGGCATCTATCCCTCCCTGGTGGCCGGCTCCACGGACCTGCGTGACGGACGCTGGCATCACTGCGCGGTGGTTCTTTACAAGGATGAACGGAATGGGAACCGCATTCCCGCCCTGCTCTATGTGGATGGGAAGATGGAGGCCACGGCGTCGAAAGGGGTCTTCACCCGCATCCACACCAGTTCGGAGGAAGGCGCGCGGCCGGTGTGGATCGCCCGGAGCCTCCGCCATGATGAACCGAAGCGCAGCCGCGGCACCGGCTTCTTCCGCGGGGACCTGGATGAGATCTACATCTTCGACGGTGCGCTCAACCAACGGCAGATCGAGGACCTCATGCGGTTCAACACGCTGTTCCCAAAATCCTACTGA
- a CDS encoding SGNH/GDSL hydrolase family protein: protein MKPLVPLLFISLAALCHAGGFKDLVTFGDSLTDMGNRSVGPDKKEVKFRPTWVAQLAGPQMLDIPGFKPSGMNGFYFGGTNYAVGGSTSGYAAAKGRDQNKGQNLTVQISKRYLNPDFNKDGVKKDALHIVRIGTNDLMALAIQPEQIGSSWATLGQEAAKVVVDVEGQIQAMADAGVKYVMWGNLSDGSKFPSLVRRVAILGDMAPIALKAVSDASKAFNVEMDAAIGRLQAKNPELKIIKLDMDAMFNEIEAAPAKFGFVSVTEGANDSRHLFSADGLHPTPAGHKALAEYAFRVISDAKTPKPE from the coding sequence ATGAAACCCCTCGTCCCGCTCCTGTTCATTTCACTCGCCGCGCTTTGTCATGCCGGTGGGTTCAAGGATCTCGTCACTTTCGGCGACAGCCTCACCGACATGGGCAACCGCTCGGTCGGCCCGGACAAGAAGGAGGTGAAATTCCGCCCGACCTGGGTCGCCCAGCTCGCCGGTCCGCAGATGCTGGACATCCCCGGCTTCAAACCGTCCGGCATGAACGGCTTCTACTTCGGCGGGACCAACTACGCCGTCGGCGGCTCGACCAGTGGCTACGCCGCGGCGAAGGGCAGGGATCAGAACAAGGGCCAGAACCTGACCGTCCAGATCAGCAAGCGCTACCTCAACCCGGACTTCAACAAGGACGGCGTGAAAAAGGACGCGCTGCACATCGTCCGGATCGGCACGAACGATCTCATGGCGCTGGCCATCCAGCCGGAGCAGATCGGGTCCTCCTGGGCCACCCTCGGCCAGGAGGCGGCGAAGGTGGTGGTGGACGTGGAAGGGCAAATCCAGGCCATGGCGGATGCGGGCGTGAAGTATGTGATGTGGGGCAACCTGTCCGATGGCTCGAAATTCCCCTCCCTCGTCCGCAGGGTGGCCATTCTCGGTGACATGGCCCCCATCGCCCTCAAGGCCGTTTCCGATGCCAGCAAGGCGTTCAACGTCGAGATGGACGCCGCCATCGGCAGGCTCCAGGCGAAGAATCCGGAGCTGAAGATCATCAAGCTGGATATGGATGCCATGTTCAATGAGATCGAGGCGGCCCCGGCGAAGTTCGGCTTTGTGAGCGTGACCGAGGGCGCGAATGACAGCCGCCATCTCTTCTCCGCCGATGGCCTCCATCCCACGCCCGCCGGTCACAAGGCGCTGGCGGAGTATGCCTTCCGGGTCATTTCCGACGCGAAGACCCCGAAGCCGGAATGA